One segment of Alnus glutinosa chromosome 2, dhAlnGlut1.1, whole genome shotgun sequence DNA contains the following:
- the LOC133860547 gene encoding cell division cycle protein 48 homolog: MKTDPEESMSSRKRKRDEKTCAAMFKPKKTPNRLAVDDMQDGDNSVVALHPETLESLNVFNGDMVLIRGKLRRDTVCVVVADSACDKSRVRMNKVIRSNLRVRIADMVSVHECPNVYDGKKVHVLPLDDSVEGLTGNLFDAYLRPYFEGSFRPLRKGDLFVVRGGMRSSEFKVMETDPGPCCLVAPDTEIYCQGEPVKREDEERILYEVGYEDVGGVRKQLAQIRELVELPLRHPQIFKTIGVKPPKGILLYGPPGTGKTLIARAIANETGAFFLCINGPEIMSKMAGESESNLRKAFAEAEKNAPSIVFIDEIDSIAPKRDKTNGEVERRIVSQLLTLMDGLNSRAHVIVIGATNRPNSIDPALRRFGRFDREIDIGVPDEVGRLEILRVRTRNMKLSEDVELEKVAKETHGHVGADLAALCTEAALQCIREKMDLIDMDQDETIDAEVLNSMAITNEHFKVALGNSVASALRETVVEVPHVSWEDVGGLESVKRELQETVQYPVEHPEKFEKFGMSPSRGVLFYGPPGCGKTLLAKAIANECQANFISIKGPELLTMWFGESEANVRDVFDKARQSAPCVLFFDELDSIAIQRGSGVGDAGGAADRVLNQILTEMDGLSSKKTIFVIGATNRPDIIDPALLRPGRLDQLIYIPLPDESSRRQIFKACLRKSPISKEVDLAALAKFTQGFSGADITEICQRACKYAIREDIEKDLERRRRNPEAMEEEVADNGVSEIKAAHFEESLKYARRSVSEADIRKYQAFARTLHHSSPRGLGSDFKFSLIEPCNGLVKPVVSDIILNEYNK; encoded by the coding sequence CAGGACGGCGACAACTCGGTCGTCGCACTCCACCCAGAAACCTTGGAAAGCCTCAACGTCTTCAACGGCGATATGGTCTTGATCAGGGGCAAACTTCGGAGGGACACCGTCTGCGTTGTCGTTGCGGACTCGGCATGCGACAAGTCGAGGGTCCGCATGAACAAGGTCATCAGGTCCAACCTCAGAGTCAGGATCGCCGACATGGTCTCCGTCCACGAATGCCCGAACGTTTACGACGGCAAGAAAGTGCACGTTCTTCCCCTCGACGACTCCGTCGAAGGGCTCACCGGGAACCTCTTCGACGCCTATTTAAGGCCTTACTTTGAAGGCTCGTTTCGGCCGCTGAGGAAAGGCGATTTGTTTGTTGTGAGAGGCGGAATGAGGAGCTCGGAGTTCAAGGTCATGGAGACGGACCCTGGACCATGCTGCTTGGTTGCGCCTGACACGGAAATCTACTGTCAAGGAGAGCCTGTGAAGAGAGAGGACGAGGAGAGAATCTTATACGAGGTTGGATATGAAGATGTTGGCGGCGTTAGGAAACAACTAGCGCAAATAAGAGAGCTGGTCGAGTTGCCTCTCAGGCATCCCCAGATTTTCAAGACTATTGGTGTGAAGCCCCCCAAAGGAATTCTGCTTTACGGGCCTCCCGGCACCGGGAAGACCCTGATTGCAAGGGCTATTGCTAATGAAACCGGTGCTTTCTTTCTCTGTATCAATGGGCCGGAGATCATGTCGAAGATGGCTGGAGAGAGCGAAAGCAATCTGCGGAAAGCGTTTGCGGAGGCGGAGAAGAATGCTCCTTCCATTGTGTTTATAGACGAGATTGACTCCATTGCTCCCAAGCGTGATAAGACTAACGGGGAGGTGGAGAGGAGGATTGTTTCCCAGCTGCTGACACTCATGGATGGGCTCAACTCTCGCGCACATGTCATTGTTATTGGCGCTACGAATCGACCAAACAGCATTGACCCGGCGCTGAGAAGGTTCGGGAGGTTTGATAGAGAGATTGACATTGGTGTTCCGGATGAGGTCGGTCGTCTTGAGATTCTTCGGGTGCGTACCAGGAACATGAAGCTTTCGGAAGATGTGGAGCTGGAGAAAGTAGCAAAGGAGACTCATGGGCACGTTGGTGCTGATCTTGCAGCTCTTTGCACCGAGGCTGCGCTGCAATGTATTAGAGAGAAGATGGACTTGATTGATATGGATCAGGATGAAACGATTGATGCCGAGGTTCTCAACTCCATGGCTATCACAAACGAGCACTTCAAAGTGGCTCTTGGAAACAGCGTTGCTTCTGCTTTGCGCGAAACAGTTGTGGAAGTGCCCCATGTGAGCTGGGAAGACGTTGGTGGCCTTGAGAGCGTCAAGAGGGAGCTCCAAGAGACGGTTCAATACCCGGTGGAGCATCCGGAAAAGTTTGAAAAGTTTGGCATGTCTCCTTCCAGAGGAGTTCTCTTCTACGGCCCTCCTGGTTGTGGAAAAACTCTGCTGGCCAAAGCTATTGCGAACGAGTGCCAAGCCAATTTCATTAGTATTAAGGGTCCTGAGCTACTTACCATGTGGTTTGGAGAGAGTGAGGCCAACGTTAGGGATGTTTTTGACAAGGCCCGCCAGTCAGCACCATGTGTCCTGTTCTTTGATGAACTCGACTCCATTGCCATTCAGAGAGGGAGCGGTGTGGGAGATGCTGGCGGTGCTGCTGATAGGGTTCTGAACCAAATATTGACTGAGATGGATGGGTTATCATCCAAGAAAACTATCTTTGTTATTGGGGCTACAAACAGGCCTGATATAATTGACCCGGCACTTCTCCGGCCAGGGCGTCTTGATCAGTTGATTTACATCCCACTGCCGGATGAGAGTTCGCGGCGTCAGATTTTTAAAGCCTGTCTGAGAAAATCACCCATATCCAAAGAAGTTGACCTTGCAGCTCTTGCCAAGTTTACACAAGGCTTCAGTGGGGCTGACATCACGGAAATATGCCAGAGGGCTTGCAAGTATGCTATAAGAGAGGACATAGAGAAGGAtttggagagaagaagaagaaaccctGAAGCTATGGAAGAGGAGGTTGCTGATAATGGAGTGTCGGAGATCAAGGCAGCTCACTTTGAGGAGTCGCTCAAGTACGCCAGGAGGAGTGTTAGTGAGGCGGACATCCGCAAGTACCAAGCCTTTGCAAGAACCTTGCATCATTCCAGCCCCAGGGGCTTAGGGTCTGATTTTAAGTTTTCTCTAATAGAACCATGTAATGGGCTAGTCAAGCCAGTTGTTTCTGATATTATTTTGAACGAATATAATAAGTAG
- the LOC133859643 gene encoding EID1-like F-box protein 2 — MLPCVVGGFLGFWDCAEWGIRKLRWLTMILTKQYRCIHSASCRCTKGHLSEDVIFLVFQHLNWNPKLIATLSCVCKWFDDLAKRVLWKEFCRTRAPKMMLDLQSSGSHNVDGNWRALGKLLIYCSGCKKGGLFNSIQIPGHFVYRTRFSRTSGKSFLLPQCRTDVLYVSDPCEHLDQGEEGDVGFFRGVFKSFSMSKVRKMLIKRGAQLHPTEVCPYCKAKLWNMLQAQMIPQSASCRLGAYEDCIEYYVCLNGHMLGICTLLPLSDSEEASELE, encoded by the exons ATGCTTCCTTGcgt AGTTGGGGgttttctagggttttgggACTGCGCGGAATGGGGGATTCGTAAGCTCAG GTGGCTGACAATGATTCTAACAAAGCAGTATCGATGCATACACTCAGCAAGCTGTCGATGCACAAAAGGCCATCTAAGCGAAGATGTGATATTCCTAGTATTTCAACATTTGAACTGGAACCCTAAGCTAATTGCTACTCTGTCCTGTGTATGCAAGTGGTTTGATGATCTTGCAAAGAGAGTACTATGGAAGGAGTTTTGCCGAACAAGAGCACCAAAGATGATGCTTGATCTGCAATCTAGTGGGAGTCACAATGTTGATGGGAACTGGAGAGCACTGGGGAAACTACTTATTTACTGTTCAGGATGTAAGAAAGGTGGCCTGTTCAATAGCATTCAAATCCCAGGCCATTTTGTTTATAGGACCCGGTTCTCTAGGACCTCAGGGAAGAGTTTTCTTTTGCCACAATGCAGAACAGATGTTTTATATGTGTCTGACCCTTGTGAACATCTTGATCAAGGGGAAGAGGGGGATGTGGGATTCTTCCGTGGAGTTTTCAAGTCGTTCTCAATGTCAAAGGTGCGGAAGATGCTAATCAAAAGGGGGGCCCAGCTTCATCCAACAGAGGTGTGCCCTTATTGTAAGGCAAAGTTGTGGAACATGCTGCAGGCTCAGATGATACCACAAAGTGCCAGCTGCAGGTTGGGTGCTTATGAGGATTGCATTGAGTATTATGTGTGTCTCAATGGACATATGCTTGGGATCTGCACCCTCTTACCTTTGTCTGATTCAGAAGAGGCATCTGAGTTGGAGTGA